One window of the Candidatus Chryseobacterium colombiense genome contains the following:
- a CDS encoding T9SS type A sorting domain-containing protein → MKKTYLWLLLVSSFATMKAQTTYYSKASATDFTAVSSWGTAADGTGTSPTSISNADNFVIQNGTVMTLPGNASVRQLTINSGSLTVAANTLTVSKSGAFDSTLSAVGGTLNVSGGNVVVNGNFNLGAGGKLNQSGGTISVDGNNGGSATGSVASGTYIVSFAPTANTDVNLTGGTFIIVDPHYTTTYTFQVTAPTAGAIAATGTHTFKFGDGISTDDGGANGFNFYSWAGTGIFKFKNVILETVTGGANRFLFVNGTYFNTVINGDLTINSGAEFRNTGTSSSNGASYFTGNITNNGTFTSLGTVFLADATSASSISLTVSASTNAQTISGNGVFRNLTASPTANFTSLNINNTSAGGVTFANANSLLSGSNTGTASGTLTFTNGVVNTGSNTFILGVSGTTAGTLSYTAGGFGSGSTFSRWYGTTGSGTTITAATIPTAGAGTYPFVMGNPTIGFSADHFHRATAALTAEGQLAVKFNGAIGTSAITPVSESSLTYDRQTNASWIVSTSAGYTSSATHTFAIQGQGAYTATSANVAVLNNGALVGTAQTGTNQPMGQRTAIPAANIAATYKLATIAAEIPIESAQSGPWESTSTWVGGVVPSCTNAAIVSGHTVTVSASTTATPSNVIINAGGNLSVTGGSITIGCANKNNNISNSGTLSVSGGSLVVNGNINNTTGSTFNQSAGSIVVDGNSGTVATSVLTGTPLVWLQSNNINLTGGKLTIVAGHIGTAAADRVITYVPTTSPYPNVTTAHTVQFGDGVSTVANSTKGFETSLATRFYFGNVIVNTLSSANAFVASSSTAVVINGNLTVTAGEYRGGTTTQVVGGNIVNNGTLTNTGALVFGQVAQADMSTPTVTAQTTAQSVSGSGVFRNLTASPTANFTSVTINNSSSTGVTFADANSLLNGANTGTASGTLTLTTGFVNTGANTFILGTSTTSNGTLSYTAGGFSTGSTFARWWPTTTGGATITASTTPSGTGTGVYPFAAGTSSAFLARNLYLNQTAAATTGGKIAVKYNDVAGTNTVSIVDGAYTVDTQAKSNWAISQSGITGTPTYSMAINGQNIYNAANGNSRITLLSAPALGAHQAGTSYINAQRTAVPLANLTDTYYLGIAASDIPFVSVANGNWNTAATWNKGTVPSCTDAVQIASGTTVTVNSAGNSSRNVTINAGGTLVNASGDLTVGCTLNNNILTNNGTLTVSGGTLNVNGSINVAAAAFISQSGGTINVDGNAAGVAASSVPSGTYLVNILAPSTNVSFTGGIFNIVDPGVNVGQYAIYVSNSSSTPINCSTAHTFQFGDGTSTDAGSTDGFFVNLWPSSTNLAFGNLIINGASSNTNAATRYFKSNYSMVVRGNLTINSNGELRQSNTHVAGNLLVNTGGIFTSTGTLFLDNYDLQATATTPTTNAQTISGAGTFQNLATASTASLTSFNINNTNAGGVTLSVPLSVSGTLTLTAGKVNTTSTNLLTLGTTTAAGTLSGGSTTAYVVGPFARTIASGNTNTNYIVYPVGKTAYAPISLAPATTAVTNMKAEAFDTNSGTASATIQNLSATRRWEAPLVSGTFTTINVRLGDNAITNVNFPVIAPTASGIYDSLFGTTGTYTAGTPNTTQSTTALATASYTGFLSYAEMAPALGTGEITSAEKAIKVYPNPFADVLNISDINNVKSISVMDIAGRLVKTFDKPSSTLHLGELNSGMYLVVLNMKDGSRQAIKVIKR, encoded by the coding sequence ATGAAGAAAACTTATCTTTGGCTTTTGTTGGTTAGCAGTTTTGCCACAATGAAAGCACAAACAACGTATTATTCCAAAGCCTCGGCCACGGATTTTACGGCTGTGAGCAGTTGGGGAACTGCTGCGGATGGTACAGGTACCTCGCCAACTAGCATTAGTAATGCAGACAACTTTGTTATACAAAATGGTACTGTAATGACACTTCCTGGTAATGCTTCTGTCAGACAGCTTACCATTAATTCTGGAAGTTTAACTGTGGCGGCAAATACGCTTACGGTGAGTAAGTCAGGAGCATTTGATTCAACTTTGAGTGCTGTTGGAGGGACTTTAAATGTTTCAGGTGGGAATGTTGTTGTAAATGGTAACTTTAATTTAGGAGCAGGAGGTAAACTAAACCAAAGTGGCGGGACAATTTCAGTGGATGGAAACAATGGAGGTTCTGCAACAGGGAGTGTTGCTTCTGGTACGTATATTGTAAGTTTTGCTCCAACAGCTAACACTGATGTCAATCTTACAGGCGGAACCTTTATTATTGTAGATCCGCACTATACTACTACTTACACTTTTCAAGTGACAGCTCCTACAGCCGGAGCAATTGCGGCTACAGGAACACATACTTTTAAATTTGGCGATGGTATCTCTACGGATGATGGAGGAGCCAATGGTTTTAATTTTTATAGTTGGGCTGGAACTGGTATTTTTAAATTTAAAAATGTCATTTTAGAGACAGTTACTGGGGGGGCAAATAGATTTCTTTTCGTGAATGGCACTTATTTTAATACTGTCATTAACGGGGATTTAACTATTAATTCTGGTGCGGAATTTAGAAATACAGGCACCAGTTCGTCAAATGGGGCTAGCTATTTTACAGGAAATATTACCAACAATGGTACCTTTACAAGTTTAGGAACAGTGTTTTTGGCAGATGCTACATCTGCATCATCTATATCTTTAACTGTTTCTGCATCAACGAATGCTCAAACTATTTCAGGGAATGGTGTATTTAGAAATTTAACAGCTTCACCTACGGCTAATTTTACAAGTTTAAACATAAATAATACAAGTGCAGGTGGTGTTACTTTTGCAAATGCCAATTCATTACTAAGTGGATCAAATACAGGTACAGCGTCAGGAACTTTAACATTTACTAATGGAGTTGTAAATACAGGTTCTAATACATTTATATTAGGTGTTAGTGGAACTACTGCAGGAACACTTTCCTATACTGCAGGGGGATTTGGTTCGGGTTCTACATTTAGTAGATGGTATGGGACAACAGGATCGGGAACAACAATAACTGCAGCAACTATACCTACAGCAGGCGCGGGTACATATCCTTTTGTAATGGGAAATCCTACAATTGGATTTTCGGCTGATCATTTTCACAGAGCTACTGCAGCATTAACTGCAGAGGGGCAATTGGCTGTTAAGTTTAATGGTGCTATAGGGACTTCTGCAATTACGCCTGTAAGTGAAAGTTCATTAACCTATGATAGACAAACGAATGCTAGCTGGATAGTAAGTACTTCTGCAGGATATACTTCTTCTGCAACACATACTTTTGCTATTCAAGGGCAGGGTGCATATACGGCAACTTCTGCTAATGTTGCTGTTTTAAATAATGGAGCATTGGTAGGAACTGCTCAGACAGGTACAAACCAGCCTATGGGACAAAGAACTGCTATACCAGCGGCAAATATAGCGGCTACTTACAAGTTGGCTACGATTGCAGCAGAAATTCCTATAGAATCAGCACAATCAGGACCATGGGAAAGTACAAGCACGTGGGTTGGAGGTGTAGTACCAAGTTGTACAAATGCAGCTATTGTATCGGGTCATACTGTAACTGTAAGTGCTTCTACAACAGCGACTCCAAGTAATGTTATTATTAACGCAGGAGGTAATTTATCTGTAACAGGAGGATCTATTACAATAGGCTGTGCTAATAAAAATAATAATATTAGTAACAGTGGTACTTTATCAGTATCTGGAGGAAGCTTAGTAGTAAATGGAAATATTAACAATACTACGGGGTCTACTTTCAATCAATCAGCAGGCTCAATTGTTGTAGATGGAAATTCTGGAACAGTTGCAACATCGGTATTAACAGGAACGCCACTAGTTTGGCTCCAGTCTAATAATATAAACCTTACAGGAGGAAAGCTAACAATTGTTGCAGGACATATTGGTACGGCGGCAGCTGATAGAGTAATTACTTATGTGCCAACTACAAGTCCTTATCCAAATGTTACTACTGCACATACCGTACAGTTTGGAGATGGTGTTTCAACAGTTGCAAATAGTACCAAAGGTTTCGAAACTTCATTAGCAACTAGATTTTATTTCGGTAATGTTATTGTTAATACTTTATCATCTGCAAATGCTTTTGTAGCTTCAAGTTCTACAGCTGTAGTTATAAATGGTAATCTGACAGTTACAGCAGGTGAATATAGAGGTGGAACTACTACTCAGGTTGTTGGTGGTAATATTGTAAATAATGGTACATTAACCAATACAGGTGCTTTGGTATTTGGGCAAGTTGCACAGGCCGATATGTCAACCCCTACAGTTACTGCACAAACGACGGCTCAGTCTGTAAGTGGTTCTGGAGTATTCAGGAATTTAACAGCTTCTCCAACGGCTAACTTTACAAGTGTAACAATCAATAATAGTTCTTCGACAGGAGTAACATTTGCAGATGCAAATTCTTTACTAAATGGAGCGAATACAGGTACTGCATCGGGGACGCTAACCTTGACAACGGGGTTTGTAAACACAGGTGCTAATACCTTTATTTTGGGAACCTCAACCACTTCTAACGGAACTTTATCATATACTGCAGGTGGATTTAGTACAGGGAGTACTTTTGCAAGATGGTGGCCTACAACAACAGGAGGAGCTACTATTACGGCAAGTACTACTCCTTCTGGAACGGGAACGGGAGTATATCCTTTTGCTGCAGGTACATCTTCTGCTTTCCTAGCACGTAATTTATATTTGAATCAAACGGCTGCTGCTACAACAGGTGGGAAAATTGCAGTAAAATATAATGATGTTGCAGGAACCAATACTGTAAGCATTGTAGATGGAGCTTATACCGTAGATACGCAAGCGAAATCTAATTGGGCTATTTCTCAATCGGGAATTACAGGGACACCTACTTATAGTATGGCGATAAATGGACAAAACATTTATAATGCAGCGAACGGAAACAGTAGAATAACCTTGTTGTCAGCTCCAGCTTTAGGAGCTCATCAAGCAGGAACAAGTTATATAAATGCACAAAGAACAGCTGTTCCATTGGCTAATTTGACAGATACTTATTATTTAGGTATTGCAGCTTCGGATATTCCTTTTGTATCTGTAGCAAATGGTAATTGGAATACTGCTGCTACTTGGAACAAAGGAACAGTGCCTAGTTGTACAGATGCAGTACAAATTGCATCTGGTACTACAGTAACTGTAAATTCTGCAGGTAATTCATCTAGAAATGTTACAATTAATGCAGGAGGAACATTAGTAAATGCTTCAGGAGACTTAACTGTAGGTTGTACATTAAACAATAACATCCTTACCAATAATGGAACGTTGACTGTTTCAGGGGGAACATTAAATGTTAATGGTAGTATTAACGTTGCAGCAGCGGCATTTATATCTCAGTCAGGAGGTACAATTAATGTTGATGGAAATGCAGCAGGTGTTGCAGCATCTTCTGTTCCATCAGGTACTTATTTAGTTAATATTTTAGCGCCAAGCACTAATGTGTCATTTACGGGTGGTATCTTTAATATTGTAGATCCGGGAGTAAATGTTGGTCAGTATGCGATTTATGTTAGTAATTCAAGTTCTACACCGATTAATTGTTCTACAGCGCACACGTTTCAGTTTGGAGACGGAACATCTACGGATGCAGGTTCTACAGATGGTTTCTTTGTAAATTTATGGCCAAGTTCGACAAACCTTGCTTTTGGTAATTTGATTATTAACGGAGCATCTTCTAATACGAATGCTGCTACAAGATATTTTAAATCAAATTATTCAATGGTTGTTAGAGGTAATTTAACAATTAATTCAAATGGAGAGCTTAGACAATCCAATACACACGTAGCAGGTAATTTGCTTGTTAATACAGGAGGTATATTTACCAGTACAGGAACTCTATTCCTTGATAATTATGACTTACAAGCAACAGCTACAACGCCAACAACAAATGCACAAACTATAAGTGGTGCAGGAACTTTCCAAAATTTAGCAACTGCTTCTACGGCTAGTTTGACTTCGTTTAATATTAATAATACTAATGCAGGTGGTGTAACTTTGTCAGTACCATTATCAGTAAGTGGAACATTAACACTTACAGCAGGTAAAGTAAATACAACGTCTACTAATTTATTGACATTAGGTACGACAACCGCAGCAGGGACTTTGTCTGGAGGTAGTACTACTGCATATGTAGTGGGACCATTTGCAAGAACTATTGCTTCTGGTAATACAAATACAAACTATATAGTATATCCTGTTGGTAAAACAGCTTATGCTCCAATTTCATTGGCACCGGCAACTACTGCGGTAACTAATATGAAAGCAGAAGCATTTGATACTAACTCAGGAACAGCATCCGCTACGATTCAGAATCTATCTGCAACAAGAAGATGGGAAGCTCCTTTAGTATCTGGTACTTTCACGACTATTAATGTAAGGTTAGGAGATAATGCAATTACAAATGTTAATTTCCCTGTAATTGCACCAACAGCAAGTGGAATATACGATAGTTTATTTGGTACTACAGGTACTTATACCGCAGGTACACCAAATACCACACAATCTACTACTGCATTGGCAACTGCTAGTTATACAGGTTTCCTATCTTATGCGGAAATGGCTCCTGCGCTTGGTACGGGTGAAATCACATCTGCTGAAAAAGCAATAAAAGTGTATCCAAACCCATTTGCTGATGTATTGAATATTTCAGATATCAATAATGTGAAATCTATTTCTGTAATGGATATTGCAGGCAGGTTGGTGAAAACGTTTGATAAGCCAAGTTCAACACTTCATCTAGGAGAATTAAATTCAGGAATGTATTTAGTGGTTCTGAATATGAAAGATGGCTCTAGACAAGCTATTAAAGTAATAAAAAGATAG
- a CDS encoding ion transporter, with protein sequence MEREHNLVPEDILWKRFLYRIIYRSDTKLGKLFDIILLSLILMSTAIIMMESVPQLDKKFHYTFLILEWIISLFFTAEYWSRIAVIKNKKQYILSFFGIIDFLALVPFYLSFFFPVTKYFLIFRMLRMLRIFRIFNLLDFMNDGYLIVRALKNSSRKIYIFLLFLIIFSVIVGSLMFMVEGGRPGFETIPQSIYWAVVTVTTVGYGDVSPITPMGKFFAVILMLAGYSIIAVPTGIVTAEMRNKRQNLEKVCDRCGNEDIDDDARYCKQCGKKLA encoded by the coding sequence ATGGAAAGAGAACACAACCTTGTTCCTGAAGATATCCTCTGGAAAAGATTCCTTTACCGCATCATTTATCGCTCCGATACCAAGCTCGGAAAACTCTTCGACATCATATTATTGTCTTTAATTCTTATGAGCACCGCCATTATTATGATGGAAAGTGTACCTCAACTGGATAAAAAGTTTCATTATACCTTTCTGATTCTCGAATGGATCATTTCACTGTTTTTTACCGCTGAATACTGGTCCAGAATTGCCGTAATAAAGAATAAAAAACAATATATTTTGAGTTTCTTTGGAATTATTGATTTTTTAGCACTGGTTCCTTTTTATCTAAGCTTCTTCTTTCCTGTCACCAAGTATTTTCTCATTTTCAGAATGTTGAGAATGTTGAGGATCTTCAGAATTTTCAATCTTTTAGATTTTATGAACGACGGTTATCTTATCGTGAGAGCTTTAAAAAACAGTTCGAGAAAAATCTATATTTTCCTTTTATTTTTAATTATTTTCTCGGTAATCGTCGGCTCTTTAATGTTTATGGTAGAAGGAGGAAGGCCCGGCTTTGAAACCATACCACAATCTATTTATTGGGCCGTGGTAACTGTAACTACAGTTGGGTATGGAGATGTATCTCCTATTACTCCTATGGGTAAGTTTTTTGCCGTTATTTTAATGTTAGCAGGTTATTCCATTATAGCTGTCCCAACAGGGATTGTAACAGCCGAAATGCGCAATAAAAGACAAAATCTAGAAAAAGTATGTGACCGATGCGGAAATGAGGATATCGATGATGACGCAAGATACTGTAAACAATGTGGCAAGAAATTAGCTTAG
- a CDS encoding long-chain fatty acid--CoA ligase, which produces MTIKRLFDIPYHALEKFPKSDMFVTKYHGEWKKTSTQEFINEGNKISRGLLKLGINPGDKIALITTNSRTEWAIMDLGLSQIGVVSVPVYPSISPEDYEFIFNNAEIKYCFVSDKDLLSKVMKVKHNIPSLQGIFTFDNVSGAANWREILDLGEDDSTQIEVDDLSKAINPDDLATIIYTSGTTGRPKGVMLTHDNIVSNVLGSIPRIPKKRSLDYKDTRVLSFLPICHIFERMLFYLFQYNGFSIYFAESIDKMGDNVKEVKPHYMSVVPRLVEKVYDKIYNTGSSAGGLKSKIFFWALNIITKKKTVSKPSGLQEIIADKLVFKKWREGLGGEIITLVSGSAALSTRLNLMFQNAGIPILEGYGLTETSPVISVNSFDKMKIGTVGHPLDNLSVKIQEDGEITVKGPSVFKGYFKNDEMTKEAFTSDGYFKTGDIGLIDSDGFLQITDRKKEMFKTSGGKYIAPQTIENLAKASKFIEQIMVVGDGEKMPCALIQPDFEFAKSWAMRNSLNIGSTPQEIAKSPELKERIEKEIDGINAHLGNWEKIKKIELTPEVWSIDAGLLTPTLKLKRKAIKEKFMDLYNKMYEHHE; this is translated from the coding sequence ATGACGATCAAGAGATTATTTGACATACCATATCACGCTTTAGAAAAATTTCCAAAATCTGATATGTTTGTGACTAAATATCATGGTGAATGGAAAAAAACATCCACACAAGAGTTTATCAATGAAGGGAATAAGATTTCTCGCGGACTTTTAAAATTGGGAATCAATCCAGGGGACAAGATTGCTTTAATCACCACCAATTCCCGTACAGAATGGGCCATTATGGATTTGGGGCTTTCACAAATTGGAGTCGTTTCCGTGCCTGTTTATCCAAGTATTTCGCCGGAAGACTATGAGTTTATCTTTAATAATGCAGAAATAAAGTATTGTTTTGTATCTGATAAAGACCTTCTCAGTAAAGTAATGAAGGTAAAACACAATATTCCTTCGTTGCAGGGCATTTTCACATTTGACAATGTAAGCGGGGCCGCCAATTGGAGAGAAATATTAGATTTAGGAGAAGACGATTCCACTCAGATTGAAGTAGATGACCTTTCAAAAGCCATTAATCCGGATGATTTGGCGACCATTATTTATACTTCGGGAACAACGGGAAGACCAAAAGGCGTAATGCTTACTCATGACAATATCGTGTCCAATGTTTTAGGCTCTATACCAAGAATTCCTAAAAAGAGAAGCCTAGATTACAAAGACACAAGAGTTCTTAGCTTTTTACCGATCTGTCATATTTTTGAAAGAATGCTTTTCTATCTTTTCCAGTATAACGGATTTTCCATTTATTTTGCCGAAAGCATTGATAAAATGGGAGACAACGTAAAAGAAGTGAAACCTCACTACATGAGTGTCGTTCCAAGACTGGTAGAAAAAGTATATGATAAAATCTACAATACCGGATCTTCAGCAGGAGGTTTGAAATCAAAAATCTTCTTCTGGGCTCTTAATATCATTACGAAAAAGAAAACGGTTTCAAAACCTTCTGGTCTGCAGGAAATTATTGCAGACAAGCTTGTATTCAAAAAATGGAGAGAAGGGTTAGGAGGAGAAATCATCACATTGGTTTCAGGTTCTGCCGCTTTATCTACAAGATTAAATTTAATGTTCCAGAATGCAGGAATTCCTATCCTGGAGGGTTACGGACTTACAGAAACCTCACCGGTAATCTCTGTAAACAGTTTTGATAAAATGAAAATCGGAACGGTAGGACATCCTTTGGATAATTTGAGTGTAAAAATCCAGGAAGATGGCGAAATTACAGTAAAAGGACCTTCTGTATTTAAAGGATATTTCAAAAACGACGAAATGACCAAAGAAGCCTTTACGAGTGACGGATATTTCAAAACCGGCGATATCGGACTTATCGACAGTGATGGCTTTCTACAGATTACCGACCGTAAAAAGGAAATGTTTAAAACTTCCGGAGGTAAATATATTGCACCTCAAACGATTGAGAATTTGGCAAAAGCCTCCAAATTTATCGAACAGATCATGGTGGTAGGTGATGGAGAAAAAATGCCATGTGCATTGATACAGCCCGATTTTGAATTTGCGAAAAGCTGGGCCATGAGAAATAGTTTAAATATTGGTTCTACTCCTCAGGAAATTGCAAAAAGCCCAGAACTGAAAGAAAGAATTGAAAAAGAAATTGATGGCATTAACGCCCATCTTGGAAACTGGGAGAAAATCAAGAAAATTGAATTAACCCCTGAAGTCTGGAGTATTGATGCCGGACTTTTAACACCAACCTTAAAGCTGAAGAGAAAAGCCATTAAAGAGAAATTTATGGACCTTTACAATAAGATGTATGAACATCACGAATAA
- a CDS encoding Nif3-like dinuclear metal center hexameric protein — translation MKLRNVISKIEERIQIRQAEDFDNVGLLCGVPDREISGILVCHDALENVVEEAIEKNCNLIVCFHPIIFSGLKSITGKNYVERAVLKAIENKIAIYAIHTAFDNDFFGVNAGICNQLGLKKLKILQPKKNNLKQLTVFVPKDYSEKLKEALFSAGAGNIGFYDECSFTINGNGTFRPIEGSNPFSGRHDIRENADEDMISVIFEDYKKGQIINAMKTAHPYEEVAYQIYSLENDNQYSGLGMYGDFEEPMDEKDFLKFVKEKFNLEMIRHSDFNHKKIKRVGVLGGSGASGIRSALSKKCDAYLTGDVKYHDFFLAESKMLICDIGHFESEQFVTQQLFEILSQKFSTFAISKSIEKTNPVNYFI, via the coding sequence ATGAAATTAAGAAATGTAATTTCGAAGATTGAAGAAAGAATACAGATCCGTCAGGCGGAAGATTTTGATAATGTGGGACTCTTATGCGGAGTTCCTGACCGTGAAATTTCCGGAATTTTAGTTTGTCATGATGCGCTGGAAAATGTTGTGGAGGAAGCTATAGAGAAAAACTGTAATTTGATCGTGTGTTTTCATCCTATTATTTTTTCAGGGCTAAAATCTATAACAGGTAAAAATTATGTTGAAAGGGCAGTCCTGAAAGCTATTGAAAATAAAATTGCTATTTATGCCATTCATACGGCTTTCGATAATGATTTCTTTGGGGTAAATGCGGGAATTTGCAATCAATTGGGATTAAAAAAATTAAAAATTCTTCAGCCTAAAAAGAATAATTTAAAACAATTAACGGTCTTCGTTCCCAAAGACTATTCTGAAAAGCTCAAAGAGGCTCTTTTTTCTGCCGGGGCTGGAAATATCGGTTTCTATGACGAATGCAGCTTTACAATCAACGGAAACGGTACTTTCAGACCGATTGAAGGATCAAATCCGTTTTCTGGGCGGCATGATATCCGAGAAAATGCGGATGAGGATATGATTTCGGTAATTTTTGAAGATTATAAGAAAGGGCAGATCATCAATGCGATGAAAACCGCACATCCTTATGAGGAGGTGGCCTATCAGATTTATAGTTTAGAAAATGACAATCAGTATTCCGGATTAGGAATGTATGGAGATTTTGAAGAACCCATGGATGAAAAAGATTTCCTGAAATTCGTGAAGGAGAAATTTAATCTGGAAATGATCAGGCATTCTGACTTTAACCATAAAAAAATTAAAAGAGTAGGGGTTTTGGGTGGCTCCGGAGCAAGCGGAATACGATCTGCTTTATCTAAAAAATGTGATGCGTATTTAACAGGAGATGTAAAATACCATGATTTTTTCCTGGCAGAATCAAAAATGCTGATTTGTGATATAGGACATTTTGAATCAGAACAATTTGTAACTCAACAATTATTTGAAATATTATCACAAAAATTTAGTACATTTGCAATCTCAAAATCTATTGAGAAAACAAATCCGGTAAATTATTTCATTTAA
- a CDS encoding acyl-CoA dehydrogenase, whose amino-acid sequence MDFNLSEEQLMIQQAARDFAQNELLPGVIERDRDQKFPAEQVKKMGEMGLLGMMVDPKYGGAGMDSVSYVLAMEEIAKIDASAAVVMSVNNSLVCAGLEKFASEEQKVKYLTPLASGQVIGAFALSEPEAGSDATSQKTTAEDKGDHYLLNGIKNWITNGGTATYYIVIAQTDPEKKHKGINAFIVERGWEGFEIGTKEDKLGIRGSDTHSLIFNNVKIPKENRIGEDGFGFNFAMAVLNGGRIGIASQALGIASGAYELALKYAKTRKAFKTEIINHQAIAFKLADMATQITAARMLCFKAACEKDAGKDISESGAMAKLYASQVAMDTTIEAVQIHGGYGYVKEYHVERMMRDAKITQIYEGTSEIQKIVISRSIAK is encoded by the coding sequence ATGGACTTTAATTTATCAGAAGAACAGCTGATGATTCAGCAGGCAGCGAGAGACTTTGCTCAAAACGAACTATTACCGGGAGTAATCGAAAGAGACCGCGACCAGAAGTTTCCTGCAGAACAGGTGAAGAAAATGGGAGAAATGGGACTTTTGGGGATGATGGTAGATCCTAAATACGGAGGTGCAGGAATGGATAGCGTTTCTTACGTTTTGGCAATGGAAGAGATTGCAAAAATTGATGCTTCTGCAGCTGTTGTAATGTCTGTAAATAACTCATTGGTATGTGCAGGGCTTGAAAAATTCGCTTCTGAAGAACAAAAGGTAAAATACCTTACTCCTCTTGCAAGCGGACAGGTAATCGGAGCATTTGCTTTGTCTGAGCCTGAAGCCGGATCTGATGCAACTTCTCAGAAAACAACTGCGGAAGATAAAGGAGATCACTACTTATTAAACGGGATCAAAAACTGGATTACCAATGGTGGTACTGCAACTTATTATATCGTAATTGCACAGACTGATCCTGAGAAAAAACATAAAGGAATCAATGCTTTCATCGTTGAAAGAGGTTGGGAAGGTTTCGAAATCGGAACTAAAGAAGATAAATTAGGAATCAGAGGAAGTGATACGCATTCTTTGATCTTCAACAACGTAAAAATACCTAAAGAAAACAGAATCGGGGAAGACGGTTTCGGATTCAATTTCGCAATGGCTGTTCTGAACGGAGGTAGAATCGGTATTGCTTCTCAGGCTTTAGGAATTGCTTCCGGAGCTTATGAATTAGCTTTGAAGTATGCTAAAACAAGAAAAGCTTTCAAAACGGAGATTATCAATCACCAGGCGATTGCATTTAAATTGGCGGATATGGCAACTCAGATCACTGCAGCAAGAATGCTTTGCTTTAAAGCTGCTTGTGAGAAGGATGCCGGAAAAGATATTTCTGAAAGCGGAGCGATGGCAAAATTATACGCTTCTCAAGTGGCAATGGATACAACCATTGAAGCGGTACAAATTCACGGTGGATACGGATATGTAAAAGAATATCATGTAGAAAGAATGATGAGAGATGCGAAAATCACTCAGATCTATGAAGGAACTTCTGAAATCCAGAAGATCGTAATATCAAGAAGCATTGCAAAGTAA
- a CDS encoding DUF4349 domain-containing protein, with translation MKKFILLVALSSTFIMCKKGETTASHLENVVNSADSVASVASDKINKVSDQANAALDSADIKIKDFENTKEKVKEQFGNTSKMVDSLSDKISSVKLESKKEKKDSAKKEEKIVVNVPAPKVIKETKIVYKDKPKSENYELNVSKNKMVKTGVLELTVNDPELARETVKEEVKKYDGFIKSENTSLNNNDKKIAYLKVRVPIQKFEYLMEDLSYNIGTVENKGIEVSGQDFVQNTMCEVDITLYGKEGSYTENKESKTFGEKTFAAVSSGWDVIMSIFLFILPLWPLFLIIGIGYYFYKKRNKNTPNNDSNLM, from the coding sequence ATGAAAAAATTCATCTTACTGGTTGCTTTATCAAGCACGTTTATCATGTGTAAAAAAGGGGAAACAACAGCATCTCATCTTGAAAACGTTGTAAATTCAGCTGATAGTGTGGCTTCCGTAGCTTCAGATAAAATCAATAAAGTTAGCGATCAAGCCAATGCTGCTTTGGATTCTGCCGATATTAAAATTAAAGATTTTGAAAACACCAAAGAAAAGGTAAAAGAGCAGTTTGGAAATACTTCAAAAATGGTGGATTCTCTTTCCGATAAAATTTCATCGGTAAAACTGGAATCTAAAAAAGAAAAAAAAGATTCTGCAAAAAAAGAGGAAAAAATTGTTGTTAATGTTCCGGCTCCGAAAGTTATTAAAGAAACTAAAATTGTTTACAAAGACAAACCTAAAAGTGAAAACTACGAGCTGAATGTTTCGAAAAATAAAATGGTAAAAACAGGCGTACTGGAATTAACCGTAAATGATCCGGAACTTGCAAGAGAAACTGTGAAAGAAGAAGTGAAAAAATATGATGGTTTTATAAAAAGTGAAAATACTTCATTAAATAACAACGATAAGAAAATTGCTTATCTTAAAGTAAGAGTTCCTATTCAAAAATTTGAATATCTGATGGAAGATCTCAGCTACAATATCGGTACGGTTGAAAACAAAGGGATTGAAGTTTCAGGTCAGGATTTTGTTCAGAATACCATGTGTGAAGTTGACATCACGCTATACGGAAAAGAAGGCAGCTACACTGAAAATAAGGAATCCAAAACATTCGGAGAAAAAACATTTGCTGCCGTTTCTTCCGGCTGGGATGTGATCATGTCTATTTTCTTATTTATTCTCCCATTATGGCCTCTATTTTTAATTATTGGTATTGGATATTACTTTTATAAAAAGAGAAATAAAAACACTCCTAATAACGATTCTAACTTAATGTAA